One Vibrio sp. CDRSL-10 TSBA genomic window, CGCATTCGGTGGTGTAGCCACCGGCAGCATAAAGGCACACGATGCGGAAACAGCGATCAATACCGACAGCAGCACAGGTGAGATACCAAAGGCTTCTGCGACGCTGGCAAATACCGGGATCAACAGCGCCGCACTGGCTGTGTTACTGGCAAACTCGGTCAGGAACACCACAAACGCGGCGATCACCAGTACGATCACAAACAGACCCAGATCAGCAATCATCGAACTCAGCTCGTTAGCCAGGAAGACACTGGTTCCGGTTTGCTTCAGTACATTACTCAAACAGATACCACCACCAAACAGCAGCAATACCCCCCAGTCAGCGGTTTTCTCGATGTCTTTCCAGTGCACAACGCGCGCGAAGCTGACCAGAATAATCGCACCCAGTGCAATGATGGTATCAAAGCTCTTAAAGCCGCCCAGCATCGCATTCACCGGCTTACTGAAAATCCACAAAAAGACAATCAGGGCAAAAATCGCCAGCGTCACCACTTTACCTTTGTCCCACTGGACCGGTGCATGGTTAAGCTCAAAATGGCCGCTCAAATCCGGTTTAAGCAAAAAGTACAGCAGGGTAATCGCCATCGGCAGCATGATAACCGCTGTCGGCAAACCAAATTCCATCCAATCGGTAAACGACAGGCCGACTTCCGCGGCTGCGATGGCGTTAGGCGGACTGCCTACCACAGTTGCGATCCCGCCAATACTGGCGCTGTAGGCGATACCCAGCAGCACAAACACGTAAGTGCTGTGACCACGGTCATCATCAACTTTGCTCAGCACGCCCAGTACCAGTGGCAGCATCATAGCCGCGGTCGCAGTATTACTGATCCACATCGACAGTATGCCGGTGACACCAAACAGCATAAATACCGCTACGCTCATCTTACCGCGCGCCATGATCAGCACTTTATCGGCGATGACTTTATCCAGCCCCTGACGGTGCATGGCCGCTGCCAGAGCAAAACCACCCAGAAAGAGGAAAATAATTGAGTTGGCAAAGTTGTTCAGTGCAGCCTGGGTATCAAATACGCCAAACAGCACCGCCATCACAGGCACCAGGATCGCGGTCACCGTGACATGCAGTGCTTCGGTCAGCCACAGCACAGCGATAAAGGCGAGCATACTGATGCCCAGCACAACATTAGGTTCAAACGGCAGAGTATTAAACAGGATTGCAAACAGCGCGACGTCCGCCAGCACGATCAGACTGTTGCGGTTAAAAAACCATTCTCGGGTATTGTTCGGTAAAGGGACACTAT contains:
- a CDS encoding DASS family sodium-coupled anion symporter → MNRNDSVPLPNNTREWFFNRNSLIVLADVALFAILFNTLPFEPNVVLGISMLAFIAVLWLTEALHVTVTAILVPVMAVLFGVFDTQAALNNFANSIIFLFLGGFALAAAMHRQGLDKVIADKVLIMARGKMSVAVFMLFGVTGILSMWISNTATAAMMLPLVLGVLSKVDDDRGHSTYVFVLLGIAYSASIGGIATVVGSPPNAIAAAEVGLSFTDWMEFGLPTAVIMLPMAITLLYFLLKPDLSGHFELNHAPVQWDKGKVVTLAIFALIVFLWIFSKPVNAMLGGFKSFDTIIALGAIILVSFARVVHWKDIEKTADWGVLLLFGGGICLSNVLKQTGTSVFLANELSSMIADLGLFVIVLVIAAFVVFLTEFASNTASAALLIPVFASVAEAFGISPVLLSVLIAVSASCAFMLPVATPPNAIVFATGHIKQSEMMRVGMFLNIACIALLTAIAMFFWQ